A window from Hallerella porci encodes these proteins:
- a CDS encoding NPCBM/NEW2 domain-containing protein yields MNDKISFSISLKDARIIFLTLLVLVGAFLIFNNLSVPFARTWDIRYGYYASLITFIVFIVGLIVNAKEIVLRTRAHLPSSKSLLALFCLLGFFTVFSWNHIENSHRVLSDETSWESMGLQMYFDHTGGICNEGIWKDGVLDCHTEVNNFKGKTLGFVYSLVFHFAEPNRDTALLVNYPFYLLSLIAFFLALSIWFKSDWRALAATVFLGGMPIYLMQSRSASTEVLYICIFSLLLAWYALVPPKEVKWKHFLLTVPLLGFFSGTRQETVFAFIPFGLYYVRYFRGEFYRLPLFVLSVIAVSWPAVNTMAAYRGFDFQGGTHAAHSFSNFWFNLKTDIQHMLSLESDLSHGGIMNDPFYTTFTILLLLATAWLLYRMIFKKRYRRGFILGILFCLQIFVILFNVSGTFEIDINQRYVLVALPMFALIMALGLSDCLETCGLNFKKSSSVAAAVAIFLSVGLAIWHTSSFDANMLYYKNKLLGEENYLNSYLKTFPKNSIYIYARPWQMLASGYSSFSERTFMGWTADEFAKYQNETNGNIYLVRGQDGYGQVNRESRVVGFKTTDQITSILDGYKVEKILAENRLFGYPLTLHKIVSKHGLSLYAQGISVSDMQIENAAGSFALTKNFPESVAYRIWLGDSVASEGTLDSTVSTVSLANVSSGLSRYRFDFYVPDDTVRITRDVFVEAPGVKLLSSIPIVSYTQDWGEPQTNESVEHHTMQLNGETYRFGIGSHATSKMSFNLPEAYETFHAVVGLDDESACGDGAEFIVIADGKKVWQSKRLYVGESYPVQVKIAGARQFELQIDQGGDRNCDHGDWANAWFSSEVK; encoded by the coding sequence ATGAACGATAAAATTTCCTTTTCAATTTCTCTGAAGGATGCGCGGATTATTTTTTTGACCTTGTTGGTTCTTGTCGGCGCTTTTTTAATTTTTAATAATCTCTCGGTTCCTTTTGCGCGGACGTGGGATATTCGCTACGGCTATTATGCGTCCTTGATAACATTTATCGTTTTTATCGTCGGGCTTATCGTCAACGCCAAAGAAATTGTGCTGCGGACACGGGCGCATTTACCGTCTTCAAAAAGTCTTCTCGCCCTTTTCTGTCTTCTCGGATTTTTTACCGTTTTCTCGTGGAATCACATCGAAAATTCTCACCGCGTTCTTTCGGACGAAACGAGTTGGGAATCGATGGGTCTTCAAATGTATTTCGATCATACCGGAGGCATTTGCAACGAAGGCATTTGGAAAGATGGCGTTCTCGATTGCCATACCGAAGTGAATAATTTCAAAGGGAAAACACTCGGCTTCGTTTATTCTCTCGTTTTCCATTTCGCGGAACCGAATCGCGATACCGCATTGCTCGTCAATTATCCGTTTTATCTTTTGAGTTTAATCGCCTTTTTCTTAGCGCTTTCAATTTGGTTTAAAAGCGATTGGCGTGCGCTTGCGGCGACGGTTTTCCTCGGAGGGATGCCGATATATTTAATGCAATCGCGCTCGGCTTCTACCGAAGTCTTGTACATTTGCATTTTCTCGCTTTTGCTCGCTTGGTATGCGCTTGTCCCGCCGAAAGAAGTGAAGTGGAAACATTTTCTGTTGACGGTTCCGCTTCTCGGATTTTTCTCGGGAACGCGACAAGAAACCGTTTTTGCATTCATTCCGTTTGGCTTATATTATGTCCGTTATTTCCGCGGCGAATTTTATCGCTTACCGCTTTTTGTGCTTTCGGTTATCGCGGTGAGTTGGCCTGCGGTCAACACGATGGCGGCTTATCGCGGATTTGATTTCCAAGGCGGAACGCATGCGGCGCATTCTTTCTCAAATTTCTGGTTTAATCTCAAAACCGATATTCAGCATATGCTGAGTTTAGAAAGCGATTTGTCGCACGGCGGCATTATGAATGATCCGTTCTATACGACGTTTACGATTCTGCTTTTGCTTGCAACGGCTTGGCTTCTTTATCGGATGATTTTTAAGAAGCGTTATCGTCGCGGATTTATTCTCGGCATTCTTTTCTGCTTGCAAATTTTTGTGATTCTTTTTAATGTCTCGGGAACATTTGAAATTGACATTAACCAGCGTTATGTGTTGGTGGCGCTTCCGATGTTTGCGCTCATTATGGCGCTCGGATTAAGCGATTGCTTGGAAACCTGCGGTTTGAATTTCAAAAAATCTTCGTCGGTAGCCGCTGCGGTTGCGATTTTCCTTTCGGTGGGGCTTGCGATTTGGCATACTTCGAGCTTTGATGCGAATATGCTTTATTACAAAAATAAACTTCTCGGCGAAGAAAATTATTTGAATTCGTATCTGAAAACTTTCCCGAAAAATTCCATTTACATTTATGCGCGTCCGTGGCAAATGCTCGCTTCGGGATATTCGAGTTTTAGCGAGCGCACATTTATGGGTTGGACTGCCGACGAATTTGCGAAATATCAAAATGAAACGAACGGCAACATTTATTTGGTCCGCGGGCAAGATGGCTACGGCCAAGTGAATCGCGAATCACGCGTCGTCGGATTCAAAACGACGGATCAAATTACATCGATTTTGGACGGTTATAAAGTCGAAAAAATTCTCGCGGAAAATCGCCTTTTCGGTTATCCGTTGACTCTGCACAAAATTGTTTCGAAACACGGACTTTCCCTTTATGCGCAAGGAATTTCGGTGAGCGATATGCAAATTGAAAATGCGGCGGGCTCGTTTGCGCTCACGAAGAATTTCCCCGAATCGGTTGCGTATCGCATTTGGCTCGGCGATTCGGTAGCGTCAGAAGGCACTCTCGATTCCACCGTTTCAACGGTTTCATTAGCAAATGTTTCTTCGGGGCTTTCGCGTTATCGTTTTGATTTTTATGTGCCCGATGATACAGTGCGCATTACGCGCGATGTCTTTGTCGAAGCGCCGGGAGTAAAATTGCTTTCGTCCATTCCGATTGTGAGTTATACGCAGGATTGGGGCGAACCGCAGACGAATGAATCGGTGGAACATCACACCATGCAATTAAATGGTGAAACTTACCGCTTTGGAATCGGTTCGCATGCGACTTCCAAAATGTCTTTTAATTTGCCCGAAGCATACGAAACTTTCCACGCTGTCGTCGGGCTCGATGATGAAAGCGCTTGCGGCGATGGCGCAGAATTTATCGTCATCGCAGACGGGAAAAAAGTTTGGCAATCAAAGCGTTTGTATGTCGGCGAATCGTATCCGGTGCAAGTAAAAATTGCGGGCGCTCGTCAATTCGAATTGCAAATCGATCAAGGCGGTGACCGAAACTGTGATCACGGCGACTGGGCAAATGCTTGGTTCTCGAGTGAAGTCAAATGA
- a CDS encoding aspartate-semialdehyde dehydrogenase, whose translation MSRNVAIVGATGAVGQELISILEERNFKLDSLKLLASKRSAGRKMKFRGEELTIEELTHDSFKGIDIVFSSAGAAISQEFLPSAVKAGAVCIDNTSFYRMDPTVPLVVPEVNPEDIKLYKPEFGGKGIIANPNCTTIMMVVVLNPINKISHIKKIHISSYQSASGAGAVAMEELKQQYKDILETGSTTHISKFPHQLAYNVIPQIDKMTENDYTKEEMKMFNETRKIMHSDVRTSATCVRVSSLRSHSESVWFETERPVSVEEIRAALKNAPGVTLKDDPQNYVYPMPLESAGHDNVYVGRIRKDLADDNSNTLWLTGDQIRKGAALNAIQIGELL comes from the coding sequence ATGAGTCGCAATGTTGCCATCGTCGGCGCCACAGGCGCAGTAGGACAAGAACTGATTTCCATTTTGGAAGAGCGCAATTTTAAGCTGGATTCGCTGAAGCTTCTCGCCTCCAAGCGTAGCGCTGGCCGCAAAATGAAATTCCGCGGCGAAGAACTCACCATCGAAGAACTCACCCACGATTCTTTCAAAGGAATTGACATCGTCTTTTCTTCGGCTGGTGCTGCTATTTCGCAAGAATTTCTCCCGTCGGCAGTCAAAGCGGGCGCAGTTTGCATCGACAACACAAGCTTCTACCGCATGGATCCGACAGTTCCTCTTGTCGTTCCCGAAGTCAACCCCGAAGACATTAAACTTTACAAGCCAGAATTCGGCGGCAAAGGCATTATCGCGAACCCGAACTGCACAACCATTATGATGGTTGTGGTGTTAAATCCGATTAACAAAATTTCGCACATTAAGAAAATTCACATTTCTTCGTATCAGAGCGCAAGCGGTGCTGGCGCCGTTGCAATGGAAGAATTGAAGCAACAATACAAAGACATTTTGGAAACCGGTTCAACCACTCACATTTCGAAATTCCCGCATCAGCTGGCGTATAATGTGATTCCGCAAATCGACAAAATGACGGAAAACGATTACACGAAAGAAGAAATGAAGATGTTCAACGAAACACGCAAAATTATGCACAGCGATGTGCGCACGAGCGCCACTTGCGTCCGCGTTAGCTCGCTTCGTTCGCATTCCGAATCGGTTTGGTTCGAAACAGAACGTCCGGTTTCTGTCGAAGAAATTCGCGCTGCGTTGAAAAATGCTCCGGGCGTCACCCTCAAAGATGACCCGCAGAATTACGTTTACCCGATGCCGCTCGAAAGCGCTGGCCACGACAATGTTTACGTCGGCCGTATCCGCAAGGATCTCGCAGACGATAACAGCAACACGCTCTGGCTCACCGGCGACCAAATTCGAAAGGGCGCTGCATTAAACGCTATCCAAATCGGCGAATTGCTTTAA
- a CDS encoding glycosyltransferase: protein MKILVAPLDWGLGHATRTIPVIRNFLRQGATVDLAVSGREAALYQSEFPELEQINISGYNIRYPERGFEMPFWLFKNYRHIRRVIRAEHQIAENLKRERGYDILFSDNRFGFWAAGAKNIYMTHQLRIAFPQAFSAFEKIGVEWHQSQMKKFDEIWVPDYAEFPGLAGKLSHVEYADENFAKKIRYIGPQSRFSKENADKFTSENAQKKFRFLALLSGPEPMRTAFENALLRAFSKIAGQHAIIRGLPGEKNLPQTSSHITLFNHLETADFANAVKNAKWVISRPGYSTVMDMVNLSAKCIFVPTPGQTEQVYLGNSLQQAGFAKLLTQHEISAVSLLNTARKLETRKK, encoded by the coding sequence ATGAAAATTCTCGTGGCACCGCTCGATTGGGGGCTTGGACATGCGACGCGGACAATTCCCGTGATTCGCAATTTCTTGCGTCAAGGTGCGACTGTTGACTTGGCGGTTTCCGGGCGCGAAGCGGCTCTCTATCAATCGGAATTTCCCGAGTTAGAACAAATTAACATTTCGGGTTACAACATCCGTTATCCGGAACGCGGATTTGAAATGCCGTTTTGGTTGTTCAAAAATTATCGTCACATTCGGCGGGTCATCCGCGCAGAACATCAAATCGCCGAAAATTTAAAACGCGAACGCGGTTACGACATTCTTTTTTCGGATAATCGTTTTGGATTTTGGGCGGCGGGCGCGAAGAATATTTATATGACGCATCAACTGCGCATTGCGTTTCCGCAGGCATTTTCCGCATTTGAAAAAATTGGCGTGGAATGGCATCAAAGTCAAATGAAAAAATTTGATGAAATTTGGGTGCCCGATTACGCAGAATTTCCGGGGCTTGCGGGAAAGCTTTCGCACGTTGAATATGCCGACGAAAATTTTGCAAAAAAAATTCGCTACATTGGTCCGCAATCGCGTTTTTCAAAAGAGAATGCGGATAAATTCACTTCGGAAAATGCACAAAAAAAATTTCGCTTTCTCGCACTTCTTTCGGGCCCAGAACCGATGCGCACTGCGTTTGAAAATGCACTTCTCCGTGCGTTCTCCAAAATTGCGGGGCAGCATGCGATAATTCGCGGACTTCCCGGTGAAAAAAATCTTCCGCAGACGTCATCCCATATTACTCTTTTCAATCATTTAGAAACTGCAGATTTTGCGAATGCTGTGAAAAATGCAAAGTGGGTGATTTCTCGGCCGGGATATAGCACGGTGATGGATATGGTGAATTTATCTGCAAAATGTATTTTCGTTCCGACTCCCGGTCAAACAGAACAAGTGTATTTGGGAAATTCTTTGCAGCAAGCGGGCTTTGCAAAGCTTCTCACGCAGCACGAAATTTCGGCAGTTTCTCTTTTAAACACCGCCCGCAAACTTGAAACGAGGAAAAAATGA
- the hemN gene encoding oxygen-independent coproporphyrinogen III oxidase: protein MNGMIDFLLKYNTNAPRYTSYPPANLFRPAQDKAQIERVWRESNALKPQNVSFYFHIPYCVKHCLFCGCTSELLPSDMANCERYFQALFSEMDEKLPWIDSSRPVTQVHFGGGTPTSVPYSYLEKILNKLRERFHFAPHAEIAIECNPSIVDEKRLRELARIGFNRVSYGIQDFDLQVLKNIGREPSLLPVKDLIALSRELGFTGINLDLIYGLPSQTEAGFYKSIETAADAHPDRIALYSYAHVPWVKKAQKTLERFPMPTPREKLGLFLGAREYFKKAGFIDVGMDHFVDPKDSLAEALSAGLLHRNFQGYCTRATTGEVYAFGSSGISQLDNAYTQNVHESQKYVELQEAHKLTEIRCEELSNEERIIRDVIERLMCNRRLKVSDEEKRVIGEGFERLLSLEKEGLLEKKSDDEIVTTERGTLVIRYLAMQLDPLMQKVQREGVFSKTI, encoded by the coding sequence ATGAACGGAATGATTGATTTTCTTTTGAAGTATAACACCAATGCTCCGCGTTATACTAGTTATCCGCCAGCGAATCTTTTCCGCCCTGCTCAAGACAAAGCGCAAATCGAACGTGTTTGGCGGGAATCGAATGCGTTAAAACCGCAAAATGTGAGCTTCTATTTTCATATTCCGTATTGCGTGAAGCACTGCCTTTTCTGCGGATGCACTTCGGAACTTTTGCCATCGGATATGGCAAATTGCGAACGTTATTTCCAAGCGCTCTTTTCGGAAATGGACGAAAAATTGCCGTGGATCGATTCTTCTCGCCCGGTGACGCAAGTGCATTTTGGCGGGGGAACGCCGACGAGTGTTCCGTATTCTTATCTCGAAAAAATTTTGAATAAATTGCGGGAACGTTTCCACTTTGCTCCGCATGCAGAAATCGCTATCGAATGCAATCCGTCAATCGTCGATGAAAAACGTCTGCGCGAACTTGCGCGCATCGGATTTAATCGGGTGAGTTATGGCATTCAAGATTTTGATTTGCAAGTGCTGAAAAATATCGGACGCGAGCCGTCGCTTTTACCGGTGAAAGATTTAATTGCGCTTTCGCGCGAACTCGGATTTACCGGAATCAATTTGGATTTGATTTATGGACTCCCTTCGCAGACCGAAGCGGGATTTTACAAAAGCATTGAAACCGCAGCGGATGCGCATCCCGATCGCATTGCGCTTTACAGTTATGCGCATGTTCCTTGGGTAAAAAAAGCGCAGAAAACTTTGGAACGTTTCCCGATGCCTACTCCGCGAGAAAAACTCGGATTATTCCTCGGCGCTCGCGAATATTTTAAGAAAGCGGGATTTATCGATGTCGGGATGGATCATTTTGTCGATCCGAAGGATTCTCTTGCTGAGGCACTTTCTGCGGGACTTTTGCATCGGAATTTCCAAGGCTATTGCACGCGGGCAACGACCGGCGAAGTTTACGCTTTCGGTTCGAGCGGGATTTCGCAACTCGATAATGCTTACACGCAAAATGTTCACGAAAGTCAGAAATACGTGGAATTGCAAGAAGCGCACAAACTCACCGAAATCCGCTGCGAAGAACTTTCGAACGAAGAACGGATTATCCGCGATGTGATTGAACGCCTTATGTGCAATCGCCGACTGAAGGTCTCGGACGAAGAAAAACGCGTCATCGGGGAAGGCTTTGAACGCTTGCTTTCTTTGGAAAAAGAAGGCCTCTTAGAAAAGAAATCCGACGACGAAATCGTCACCACGGAACGCGGAACTCTTGTCATTCGCTATTTGGCGATGCAGCTTGATCCGCTCATGCAAAAGGTGCAGCGTGAAGGCGTCTTTTCAAAGACGATTTAG
- a CDS encoding peptidase associated/transthyretin-like domain-containing protein, translating into MKKILLPTLAAAIALSLSGCQKTGTISGQVVDAFTGKPVEMPTVWMDSTIYGTHAQKYAYKDMLKDGKFKFENVPAGKYLIKARRNKYILGQQTFTTTDKEPNKEITLYEYSDTVSPGLYIPGETPVKIANEWAIFSTTCKESLAGLRISFEQDMKASAPSQKKDKKAKKNKKDIKVNKLPDAKVVESAVDFLYCNPGSVTTAVEVAAYPAATALVSAHADCQGFETDKNGIFPDASKKTELAVEYKAEGLFSVKGNLPKGKQLIVISSNGKTLQSYYLEVK; encoded by the coding sequence ATGAAGAAAATTTTGCTCCCCACTCTTGCTGCTGCGATTGCTCTTTCGCTTTCGGGCTGCCAGAAGACTGGAACCATTTCGGGTCAAGTTGTCGATGCTTTCACCGGCAAGCCCGTGGAAATGCCGACCGTTTGGATGGATTCGACCATTTACGGCACGCACGCTCAGAAGTATGCTTACAAAGACATGCTGAAAGACGGCAAGTTCAAATTTGAAAATGTTCCGGCTGGCAAGTATTTGATCAAGGCTCGTCGCAACAAGTATATCTTGGGTCAGCAGACTTTTACGACCACCGATAAGGAACCGAACAAGGAAATTACCTTGTACGAATATTCGGACACCGTTTCTCCGGGTCTTTATATTCCGGGCGAAACTCCGGTGAAGATTGCCAATGAATGGGCGATTTTCTCGACGACTTGTAAAGAATCTCTCGCAGGTCTTCGCATTAGCTTTGAACAAGACATGAAGGCTTCGGCTCCGAGCCAGAAGAAAGACAAGAAAGCGAAGAAGAACAAGAAAGATATCAAGGTGAACAAACTTCCGGATGCGAAAGTCGTGGAATCGGCTGTTGACTTCCTCTACTGCAATCCGGGTTCTGTGACGACCGCTGTAGAAGTTGCTGCTTATCCGGCTGCGACCGCTCTCGTTTCGGCTCACGCAGACTGCCAAGGCTTTGAAACCGACAAGAACGGTATCTTCCCCGATGCTTCAAAGAAGACTGAACTCGCTGTAGAATACAAGGCCGAAGGTCTCTTCTCGGTGAAGGGAAATCTTCCGAAGGGCAAGCAGCTCATCGTGATTTCTTCGAACGGCAAGACTCTTCAATCTTACTATCTCGAAGTGAAGTAA